The Microcebus murinus isolate Inina chromosome 4, M.murinus_Inina_mat1.0, whole genome shotgun sequence genome has a segment encoding these proteins:
- the RAB3IL1 gene encoding guanine nucleotide exchange factor for Rab-3A isoform X2 — protein sequence MDSPEEPARCPARGTCPVFLAMSSGTVCYAPSGLCPALERNLGEEPWGTDSAPQPDQGLPPPLPAVPVPWKSVGPCKGRRESPGALVETSAGEEPQGEEGPAAQLDVSRLRSSSMEIREKGSEFLKEELHRAQKELKLKDEECERLSKVREQLEQELEELTASLFEEAHKMVREANMKQAASEKQLKEARGKIDMLQAEVTALKTLVITSTPASPNRELHPQLLSPTKAGPRKGHSRHKSTSSALCPALCPAAGHTLTPDREGKEVDTTLFAEFQAWRESPTLDKTCPFLERVYREDVGPCLDFTMQELSALVRAAVEDNTLTIEPVASQTPPTVKVAEVECGSANTCALSGLARVCRHRIRLGDSESHYYISPSSRARITAVCNFFTYIRYIQQGLVRQDAEPMFWEVTRLRKEMSLAKLGFFPQEV from the exons ATGGACTCCCCTGAGGAGCCCGCCAGGTGCCCTGCCCGCGGGACGTGCCCCGTGTTCCTGGCCATGAGCTCAGGGACTGTCTGCTATGCGCCATCAGGCCTGTGCCCTGCACTAGAGAGGAACTTGGGAGAGGAGCCCTGGGGCACAGACAG CGCGCCCCAGCCAGACCAGGGCCTCCCGCCGCCCCTCCCAGCCGTCCCGGTCCCCTGGAAGAGCGTGGGCCCCTGCAAAGGCCGCAGGGAGTCCCCAGGAGCTCTGGTGGAGACCTCTGCAGGGGAGGAGCCCCAAGGTGAGGAGGGGCCCGCCGCCCAGCTGGACGTGTCCCGCCTGCGCAGCTCTTCCATGGAGATCCGCGAGAAGGGCTCCGAGTTCCTGAAGGAGGAGCTGCACAGAGCGCAGAAG GAGCTGAAGCTGAAGGACGAGGAATGCGAGCGTCTGTCCAAGGTGCGGGAGCAGCTGGAgcaggagctggaggagctgACGGCCAGCCTGTTTGAG GAAGCCCACAAGATGGTTCGAGAAGCCAACATGAAGCAGGCAGCATCAGAAAAGCAGCTGAAGGAGGCTCGGGGCAAG ATCGACATGCTGCAGGCGGAGGTGACAGCCTTGAAGACACTGGTCATCACATCCACACCAGCCTCACCCAACCGCGAGCTCCACCCACAGCTGCTGAGCCCCACCAAGGCCGGGCCCCGAAAGGGCCACTCGCGCCATAAGAGCACCAGCAGTGCCCTCTGCCCTGCCTTGTGCCCCGCTGCGGGGCACACCCTCACCCCAGACAGGGAGGGCAAAGAG GTGGACACAACCCTGTTTGCAGAGTTCCAGGCCTGGAGGGAGTCGCCCACCCTGGACAAGACCTGCCCCTTCCTGGAAAGGGTGTACCGGGAGGACGTGGGCCCCTGCCTGGACTTCACGATGCAGGAG CTCTCTGCGCTGGTTCGCGCTGCCGTGGAGGACAACACACTCACCATCGAGCCCGTGGCTTCACAGACGCCGCCCACGGTGAAGGTGGCCGAGGTTGAGTGCGGCAGCGCCAA CACGTGTGCCCTGAGTGGGCTGGCCCGTGTCTGCCGCCACCGCATCCGGCTCGGGGACTCTGAGAGCCACTACTACATCTCGCCGTCCTCCCGGGCCAGG ATCACCGCAGTGTGCAACTTCTTCACCTACATCCGCTACATCCAGCAAGGCCTGGTGCGGCAGGACG CGGAGCCGATGTTCTGGGAGGTCACCAGGCTGCGGAAGGAGATGTCACTGGCCAAGCTTGGCTTCTTCCCCCAGGAGGTTTAG
- the RAB3IL1 gene encoding guanine nucleotide exchange factor for Rab-3A isoform X1 gives MWSGAPQPDQGLPPPLPAVPVPWKSVGPCKGRRESPGALVETSAGEEPQGEEGPAAQLDVSRLRSSSMEIREKGSEFLKEELHRAQKELKLKDEECERLSKVREQLEQELEELTASLFEEAHKMVREANMKQAASEKQLKEARGKIDMLQAEVTALKTLVITSTPASPNRELHPQLLSPTKAGPRKGHSRHKSTSSALCPALCPAAGHTLTPDREGKEVDTTLFAEFQAWRESPTLDKTCPFLERVYREDVGPCLDFTMQELSALVRAAVEDNTLTIEPVASQTPPTVKVAEVECGSANTCALSGLARVCRHRIRLGDSESHYYISPSSRARITAVCNFFTYIRYIQQGLVRQDAEPMFWEVTRLRKEMSLAKLGFFPQEV, from the exons ATGTGGAGCGG CGCGCCCCAGCCAGACCAGGGCCTCCCGCCGCCCCTCCCAGCCGTCCCGGTCCCCTGGAAGAGCGTGGGCCCCTGCAAAGGCCGCAGGGAGTCCCCAGGAGCTCTGGTGGAGACCTCTGCAGGGGAGGAGCCCCAAGGTGAGGAGGGGCCCGCCGCCCAGCTGGACGTGTCCCGCCTGCGCAGCTCTTCCATGGAGATCCGCGAGAAGGGCTCCGAGTTCCTGAAGGAGGAGCTGCACAGAGCGCAGAAG GAGCTGAAGCTGAAGGACGAGGAATGCGAGCGTCTGTCCAAGGTGCGGGAGCAGCTGGAgcaggagctggaggagctgACGGCCAGCCTGTTTGAG GAAGCCCACAAGATGGTTCGAGAAGCCAACATGAAGCAGGCAGCATCAGAAAAGCAGCTGAAGGAGGCTCGGGGCAAG ATCGACATGCTGCAGGCGGAGGTGACAGCCTTGAAGACACTGGTCATCACATCCACACCAGCCTCACCCAACCGCGAGCTCCACCCACAGCTGCTGAGCCCCACCAAGGCCGGGCCCCGAAAGGGCCACTCGCGCCATAAGAGCACCAGCAGTGCCCTCTGCCCTGCCTTGTGCCCCGCTGCGGGGCACACCCTCACCCCAGACAGGGAGGGCAAAGAG GTGGACACAACCCTGTTTGCAGAGTTCCAGGCCTGGAGGGAGTCGCCCACCCTGGACAAGACCTGCCCCTTCCTGGAAAGGGTGTACCGGGAGGACGTGGGCCCCTGCCTGGACTTCACGATGCAGGAG CTCTCTGCGCTGGTTCGCGCTGCCGTGGAGGACAACACACTCACCATCGAGCCCGTGGCTTCACAGACGCCGCCCACGGTGAAGGTGGCCGAGGTTGAGTGCGGCAGCGCCAA CACGTGTGCCCTGAGTGGGCTGGCCCGTGTCTGCCGCCACCGCATCCGGCTCGGGGACTCTGAGAGCCACTACTACATCTCGCCGTCCTCCCGGGCCAGG ATCACCGCAGTGTGCAACTTCTTCACCTACATCCGCTACATCCAGCAAGGCCTGGTGCGGCAGGACG CGGAGCCGATGTTCTGGGAGGTCACCAGGCTGCGGAAGGAGATGTCACTGGCCAAGCTTGGCTTCTTCCCCCAGGAGGTTTAG
- the RAB3IL1 gene encoding guanine nucleotide exchange factor for Rab-3A isoform X3: MDSAPLRPASAPQPDQGLPPPLPAVPVPWKSVGPCKGRRESPGALVETSAGEEPQGEEGPAAQLDVSRLRSSSMEIREKGSEFLKEELHRAQKELKLKDEECERLSKVREQLEQELEELTASLFEEAHKMVREANMKQAASEKQLKEARGKIDMLQAEVTALKTLVITSTPASPNRELHPQLLSPTKAGPRKGHSRHKSTSSALCPALCPAAGHTLTPDREGKEVDTTLFAEFQAWRESPTLDKTCPFLERVYREDVGPCLDFTMQELSALVRAAVEDNTLTIEPVASQTPPTVKVAEVECGSANTCALSGLARVCRHRIRLGDSESHYYISPSSRARITAVCNFFTYIRYIQQGLVRQDAEPMFWEVTRLRKEMSLAKLGFFPQEV, encoded by the exons CGCGCCCCAGCCAGACCAGGGCCTCCCGCCGCCCCTCCCAGCCGTCCCGGTCCCCTGGAAGAGCGTGGGCCCCTGCAAAGGCCGCAGGGAGTCCCCAGGAGCTCTGGTGGAGACCTCTGCAGGGGAGGAGCCCCAAGGTGAGGAGGGGCCCGCCGCCCAGCTGGACGTGTCCCGCCTGCGCAGCTCTTCCATGGAGATCCGCGAGAAGGGCTCCGAGTTCCTGAAGGAGGAGCTGCACAGAGCGCAGAAG GAGCTGAAGCTGAAGGACGAGGAATGCGAGCGTCTGTCCAAGGTGCGGGAGCAGCTGGAgcaggagctggaggagctgACGGCCAGCCTGTTTGAG GAAGCCCACAAGATGGTTCGAGAAGCCAACATGAAGCAGGCAGCATCAGAAAAGCAGCTGAAGGAGGCTCGGGGCAAG ATCGACATGCTGCAGGCGGAGGTGACAGCCTTGAAGACACTGGTCATCACATCCACACCAGCCTCACCCAACCGCGAGCTCCACCCACAGCTGCTGAGCCCCACCAAGGCCGGGCCCCGAAAGGGCCACTCGCGCCATAAGAGCACCAGCAGTGCCCTCTGCCCTGCCTTGTGCCCCGCTGCGGGGCACACCCTCACCCCAGACAGGGAGGGCAAAGAG GTGGACACAACCCTGTTTGCAGAGTTCCAGGCCTGGAGGGAGTCGCCCACCCTGGACAAGACCTGCCCCTTCCTGGAAAGGGTGTACCGGGAGGACGTGGGCCCCTGCCTGGACTTCACGATGCAGGAG CTCTCTGCGCTGGTTCGCGCTGCCGTGGAGGACAACACACTCACCATCGAGCCCGTGGCTTCACAGACGCCGCCCACGGTGAAGGTGGCCGAGGTTGAGTGCGGCAGCGCCAA CACGTGTGCCCTGAGTGGGCTGGCCCGTGTCTGCCGCCACCGCATCCGGCTCGGGGACTCTGAGAGCCACTACTACATCTCGCCGTCCTCCCGGGCCAGG ATCACCGCAGTGTGCAACTTCTTCACCTACATCCGCTACATCCAGCAAGGCCTGGTGCGGCAGGACG CGGAGCCGATGTTCTGGGAGGTCACCAGGCTGCGGAAGGAGATGTCACTGGCCAAGCTTGGCTTCTTCCCCCAGGAGGTTTAG
- the FADS3 gene encoding fatty acid desaturase 3: protein MGGVGEPGAGRGPREGPVRPGAPLPTYRWEQIRQHDLPGDKWLVIERRVYDISRWAQRHPGGSRLIGHHGAEDATDAFHAFHQDLGFVRKFLRPLLIGELAPEEPGQDGAQNAQLIQDFRALRQAAEDMKLFEASPAFFALLLGHILAMEVLAWLLICLLGPGWVPSTLAALILAISQAQSWCLQHDLGHASVFRKSWWNHVAQQFVMGQLKGFSAHWWNFRHFQHHAKPNVFHKDPDVTVAPVFLLGESSVEYGKRKRRYLPYNHQHLYFFLIGPPLLTLVNFEVENLAYMLVCMQWADLLWAASFYARFFLSYVPFYGVSGALLLFVAVRVLESHWFVWITQMNHIPKEIGHEKHRDWASSQLAATCNVEPSFFIDWFSGHLNFQIEHHLFPTMPRHNYRRVAPLVQALCAKHGLSYEVKPFLTALVDIVRSLKKSGDIWLDAYLHQ from the exons ATGGGTGGCGTCGGGGAGCCCGGagcggggcgggggccgcgggAGGGGCCCGTGCGGCCGGGGGCGCCGCTGCCCACCTACCGCTGGGAGCAGATCCGCCAGCACGACCTGCCTGGCGACAAGTGGCTGGTCATCGAGCGTCGCGTCTACGACATCAGCCGCTGGGCACAGCGGCACCCGGGGGGCAGCCGGCTCATCGGCCACCACGGCGCTGAGGATGCCACG GATGCCTTCCACGCCTTCCACCAGGATCTTGGTTTTGTGCGCAAGTTCCTCCGGCCCCTGCTGATCGGAGAGCTGGCCCCGGAGGAGCCCGGCCAGGATGGAGCCCAGAAC GCCCAGCTGATCCAGGACTTCCGAGCCCTGCGCCAGGCAGCCGAGGACATGAAGCTGTTCGAGGCCAGTCCCGCCTTCTTCGCTCTGCTGCTGGGCCACATCCTGGCCATGGAGGTGCTGGCCTGGCTCCTCATCTGcctcctgggccctggctgggTGCCCAGCACCCTCGCCGCCCTCATCCTGGCCATCTCCCAG GCTCAGAGTTGGTGTCTGCAGCACGACCTGGGCCATGCCTCCGTCTTCAGGAAGTCCTGGTGGAACCATGTGGCCCAGCAGTTTGTGATGGGGCAGCTGAag GGCTTCTCCGCCCACTGGTGGAACTTCCGCCACTTCCAGCACCACGCCAAGCCCAACGTCTTCCACAAAGACCCAGACGTGACTGTGGCACCCGTCTTCCTCCTGGGGGAGTCTTCCGttgag TACGGCAAGAGGAAGCGCAGATACTTACCCTACAACCACCAGCACCTGTACTTCTTCCTGA TCGGCCCGCCGCTGCTCACCCTGGTGAACTTCGAGGTGGAGAACCTGGCGTACATGCTGGTTTGCATGCAGTGGGCG GACTTGCTCTGGGCTGCCAGCTTCTATGCCCGCTTCTTCTTGTCCTATGTCCCCTTCTACGGCGTCTCTGGGGCCCTGCTCCTCTTTGTTGCTGTCAG GGTCCTGGAGAGCCACTGGTTCGTGTGGATCACGCAGATGAACCACATCCCTAAAGAGATCGGCCACGAGAAGCACCGGGACTGGGCCAGCTCTCAG CTGGCGGCCACCTGCAACGTGGAGCCCTCGTTCTTCATCGACTGGTTCAGCGGCCACCTCAACTTCCAGATCGAGCACCA cctcttccCCACGATGCCGAGGCACAACTACCGCAGGGTGGCCCCGCTCGTCCAGGCCCTGTGTGCCAAGCACGGCCTCAGCTACGAGGTGAAGCCCTTCCTCACCGCGCTCGTGGACATAGTCAG GTCCCTGAAGAAGTCTGGTG